In the genome of Fulvivirga maritima, one region contains:
- the ald gene encoding alanine dehydrogenase: MIIGVPKEIKNNENRVALTPAGAQELLKAGHTVYVQSTAGLGSGFEDAEYETAGASILPTIEEVYEIAEMIMKVKEPIEPEYKLIKENQLVFTYFHFASYEPLTKAMIESKAICLAYETVEKPDRSLPLLVPMSEVAGRMAIQEGAKYLEKPLKGRGILLGGVPGVRPAKVLVLGGGVVGTNAAKIAAGMGADVTIMDINLPRLRYLDDVMPANVNTFMSNEYNIRELIGTHDLIVGAVLIPGAKAPHLITKDMLKDMRPGTVLVDVAVDQGGCIETCKPTTHQDPTYVIDDVLHYCVANMPGAVPYTSTLALTNATLPYALQLANKGWQKACKENEELKLGLNIINGEIVYKAVGEAFNLEYTSVENFLN; encoded by the coding sequence ATGATAATAGGTGTTCCAAAAGAGATTAAAAACAACGAAAACCGCGTAGCGCTTACGCCGGCTGGCGCCCAAGAATTATTAAAAGCAGGGCACACTGTATATGTACAGTCTACTGCTGGTTTAGGTAGTGGTTTTGAAGATGCTGAATACGAAACAGCTGGTGCTTCAATTTTACCTACTATTGAAGAGGTGTATGAGATCGCAGAGATGATCATGAAGGTAAAAGAGCCTATTGAGCCTGAATATAAATTGATTAAAGAGAATCAATTGGTTTTCACCTATTTCCATTTTGCATCATATGAGCCTTTAACCAAGGCTATGATTGAAAGCAAGGCCATTTGTCTGGCTTATGAAACAGTAGAAAAACCAGACAGAAGTTTACCTTTATTGGTACCTATGTCTGAAGTTGCGGGTAGAATGGCTATCCAAGAAGGTGCTAAATACCTGGAAAAACCACTTAAAGGACGTGGAATTCTTTTAGGCGGCGTACCTGGAGTAAGACCTGCCAAAGTATTAGTACTTGGTGGCGGTGTAGTAGGAACTAATGCTGCTAAAATAGCTGCTGGTATGGGTGCCGATGTTACCATTATGGACATCAACTTACCAAGATTAAGATACCTGGATGATGTGATGCCGGCTAATGTGAATACATTCATGTCTAATGAGTATAACATCAGAGAATTAATTGGCACACATGACTTAATAGTAGGCGCAGTACTTATACCAGGAGCCAAAGCTCCTCACCTGATCACTAAAGACATGCTTAAAGACATGAGACCAGGTACGGTATTGGTAGACGTAGCTGTGGACCAAGGTGGATGTATAGAAACTTGTAAACCTACTACTCACCAAGATCCTACTTATGTGATAGATGATGTACTACATTACTGTGTAGCCAATATGCCTGGAGCTGTACCTTATACTTCTACCTTGGCACTAACTAACGCCACTTTACCTTATGCACTTCAGCTAGCCAATAAAGGATGGCAAAAAGCTTGCAAAGAGAATGAAGAGCTTAAGTTAGGATTGAACATTATCAATGGAGAAATCGTGTACAAAGCGGTAGGAGAAGCTTTTAATCTTGAATATACAAGCGTAGAAAACTTCCTTAACTAA
- a CDS encoding type I restriction enzyme HsdR N-terminal domain-containing protein → MVDLNLPKIDFNIRKNEGKVEIFDIVRKKYVALTPEEWVRQHFVHFLVNEKGVF, encoded by the coding sequence ATGGTTGATTTAAATCTCCCCAAAATTGATTTTAATATCAGAAAAAACGAGGGGAAAGTTGAAATTTTTGATATCGTAAGGAAAAAATATGTCGCTTTAACTCCTGAAGAATGGGTGCGCCAACATTTTGTTCATTTTTTAGTGAACGAAAAGGGGGTATTCTAA
- a CDS encoding type I restriction enzyme HsdR N-terminal domain-containing protein translates to MKYNQRQKRSDILVHDNNAKPYLIVECKSFDVKITQAGFDQVAVYSKKLDVEYLVVTNGINHFCCKLNPETNKMEFVDDVPYCS, encoded by the coding sequence TTGAAATATAATCAAAGACAGAAGCGCTCAGATATTCTGGTTCATGACAACAATGCTAAACCCTATTTGATAGTAGAGTGTAAGTCATTTGATGTTAAAATCACTCAGGCCGGCTTTGATCAGGTGGCGGTTTATAGTAAAAAATTAGATGTAGAGTATCTGGTAGTAACTAATGGAATTAATCACTTTTGCTGCAAGCTAAATCCTGAAACTAATAAAATGGAATTTGTTGATGATGTGCCTTATTGCAGTTAA
- a CDS encoding SLC13 family permease — MNLIPEAFQPYFVIAVILLLFISIYLELVKPSVSFLFAIIIFIIFGIITPSQVLDGFSNQSIASVVLLILITAGVRSNFNVEIFLNKVFGRAKTYRGFLFSMMSKVAVLSSFVNNTPVVVLLTPYVFNWGKQRGISPSKLLIPLSYSTIIGGMITVIGTSTTLVLNGFLVEHGVEGLNTNSLFIIGSIVAVCCIAFLALFSKKLLPNHKDFIEKFESNKRQYLIEKRLSENSPLIGKSISEGGLRNLNGVYLVEIVRGEKLISPVSPKEVIQSNDVLIFAGNTDNIVDLTLTDIGVHLPEKLSPQSNGKVRVVEGVVSANSSLIGKTIKSSNFRERYDAAVIAVHRNGEKLSGKIGRMSIKAGDVLLMYVGSEFNDRVDLYKDLYVITGENKEIGTDQKQNYKIIILLTLVAGLAISRAFSLFVSLLIIFTVMIGMGLISMKNIKRDLDVNLVSILVLSLALGEAIINTGTGQFVAKYVITLLEPYGPIALMVGIMLITTLLTSFITNVGAVSIAFPLTLAISADLGISGEPFYLALAFAASAAFLTPVGYQTNLIIYGPGGYNFKDFLKIGLPTTVLYLGIALSIIILLYKDILIG; from the coding sequence ATGAACCTTATTCCCGAAGCCTTCCAACCCTATTTTGTAATAGCCGTAATATTATTACTTTTCATAAGCATTTACCTGGAATTGGTAAAGCCTTCGGTTAGTTTTCTATTTGCCATTATCATTTTCATCATATTTGGCATTATCACCCCTTCACAGGTTCTAGATGGTTTCTCTAACCAATCCATAGCAAGTGTAGTGCTCCTCATACTTATCACCGCTGGCGTTCGGAGTAATTTTAATGTCGAAATATTTTTAAACAAGGTTTTTGGACGAGCAAAGACCTACAGAGGCTTTCTTTTCTCTATGATGAGTAAAGTTGCTGTACTTTCTTCATTCGTAAATAATACACCTGTAGTAGTTTTACTTACGCCTTATGTTTTTAACTGGGGTAAACAACGAGGCATATCTCCCTCAAAGCTTTTGATTCCACTATCATACTCTACCATAATTGGTGGTATGATCACCGTAATAGGCACATCCACTACTTTAGTACTAAATGGTTTCTTAGTAGAGCACGGGGTAGAAGGTTTAAACACCAATTCATTATTTATTATCGGTTCCATTGTAGCCGTATGCTGCATTGCTTTTTTGGCACTATTTAGCAAGAAGCTACTCCCTAACCATAAAGACTTTATTGAGAAATTCGAATCTAATAAAAGGCAATATTTAATAGAAAAGCGGCTATCAGAAAACAGTCCTTTAATTGGAAAGAGTATCTCAGAAGGAGGGCTCAGAAACCTTAATGGTGTTTATTTGGTGGAAATAGTCCGTGGAGAAAAGCTCATTTCGCCTGTAAGTCCAAAAGAGGTCATACAATCTAATGATGTTTTAATATTTGCAGGTAATACAGATAACATAGTAGACCTAACACTCACAGACATTGGCGTTCACCTCCCTGAAAAGCTTTCTCCTCAAAGCAATGGTAAAGTGAGGGTGGTAGAAGGAGTTGTAAGTGCTAATAGCAGCCTGATAGGGAAAACTATAAAATCATCTAATTTTAGAGAACGATATGATGCAGCCGTAATAGCTGTGCACAGAAATGGTGAAAAACTAAGCGGAAAAATAGGCCGTATGTCTATTAAAGCTGGTGATGTACTACTCATGTACGTAGGATCTGAGTTTAATGACAGAGTTGATTTATACAAAGACCTCTATGTAATTACCGGCGAGAACAAGGAAATTGGCACCGATCAAAAGCAAAACTACAAGATCATCATACTACTCACCCTGGTGGCCGGCCTTGCTATAAGCAGAGCCTTCTCCTTGTTTGTGTCACTACTGATTATCTTCACAGTAATGATTGGTATGGGTCTTATTTCAATGAAAAATATTAAACGTGACCTAGATGTTAACCTGGTCTCTATATTAGTACTATCACTGGCATTAGGAGAGGCTATCATTAATACTGGTACGGGGCAATTTGTTGCCAAATACGTAATCACTCTACTCGAACCCTATGGTCCCATTGCCTTGATGGTTGGCATTATGCTCATCACCACATTACTCACCTCCTTCATTACCAACGTTGGTGCGGTATCTATTGCATTCCCGCTGACTCTGGCTATAAGCGCAGATCTTGGTATAAGTGGAGAGCCTTTCTATCTGGCCTTGGCTTTTGCCGCCTCTGCAGCATTTCTAACCCCTGTTGGCTACCAAACCAACCTCATCATTTACGGCCCCGGAGGTTATAATTTCAAGGATTTCTTGAAAATTGGCTTGCCTACTACTGTACTTTATTTAGGAATAGCATTATCAATAATAATACTACTTTATAAAGACATATTAATTGGATAG